The Bicyclus anynana chromosome Z, ilBicAnyn1.1, whole genome shotgun sequence genome window below encodes:
- the LOC112046354 gene encoding uncharacterized protein LOC112046354 isoform X2, with product MQIMVEEAPITLDVVVILVSLGEISAMQLVEEPQIQNMSVDAPIILDDVEVLNSMGVFPASAESQDVNKRDPRFQNTNNIYASTNAGEYIQFNEQPTGTVGCQYVWLKTFLKHVLRHLDQNPVQTVDELIAQLMIEDAPITLDEVVKVLESMGEIPAVQTIEQPQIQNMAEDAPITLDLKLMGKIPASAESQDVNKRDPSFQNTNNIYASTNAGEYIQSNEQHTGTVDCQYVWLKTFLIHVLRHLEKPVQAVDELIAQLMIEDAPITLDEVVEVLESMGEIPASAELQDVYNDDASGYANTYNIDGSVNPDEYLKYLCLQPKPTPTDQNRIDQNSSSAGNFLLEDITALIYKELLVMYLKADENNFKNNDMASLEPKEESTEQNMNEVQSTADDSALGMSDEFEDSINENSDSESNLAYDFSLKFNYN from the exons ATGCAAATCATGGTTGAAGAGGCGCCAATAACTCTAGATGTTGTCGTGATTCTGGTATCACTGGGAGAAATTTCAG ctATGCAACTCGTCGAAGAACCGCAAATTCAAAACATGAGTGTTGATGCGCCAATAATTCTAGATGATGTCGAGGTTCTGAATTCAATGGGAGTTTTTCCAG CTTCAGCTGAAAGTCAGGATGTCAATAAAAGAGACCCGAGATTTCAAAATACAAACAACATTTACGCAAGTACGAATGCTGGCGAGTACATACAGTTTAATGAGCAACCTACTGGTACAGTCGGCTGTCAATATGTGTGGCTTAAGACATTTTTGAAACATGTGTTAAGACACTTAGATCAAAATC CTGTGCAAACTGTTGATGAACTGATAGCTCAACTTATGATTGAAGATGCGCCAATAACTCTAGATGAAGTAGTAAAGGTTCTGGAATCAATGGGGGAAATTCCAG CCGTGCAAACCATTGAACAACCGCAGATTCAAAACATGGCTGAAGATGCACCAATAACTCTAGATCTGAAACTAATGGGAAAAATTCCAG CTTCAGCTGAAAGTCAGGATGTCAATAAAAGAGACCCGAGCTTTCAAAATACAAACAACATTTATGCAAGTACGAATGCTGGCGAGTACATACAGTCTAATGAGCAACATACTGGTACAGTCGACTGTCAATATGTGTGGCTTAAGACATTTTTGATACATGTGTTGAGACACTTAGAAAAAC CTGTGCAAGCTGTTGATGAACTGATAGCTCAACTTATGATTGAAGATGCGCCAATAACTCTAGATGAAGTAGTAGAGGTTCTGGAATCAATGGGGGAAATTCCAG CTTCAGCTGAACTTCAAGACGTCTATAACGATGACGCTAGTGGCTATGCAAACACATACAATATTGATGGAAGTGTGAATCCTGACGAATACCTAAAATATCTATGCCTACAACCTAAACCTACACCGACAGATCAAAATC GTATCGATCAGAACTCAAGCTCGGCCGGTAACTTCTTACTGGAGGATATTACAGCCCTG ATCTATAAAGAATTATTGGTCATGTACTTAAAGGCGGacgaaaacaatttcaaaaataatgatatGGCAAGTCTCGAACCCAAAGAGGAGAGTACGGAGCAAAATATGAATGAAGTACAATCCACTGCGGACGACTCCGCTTTAGGCATGAGCGATGAGTTCGAAGACTCAATAAATGAGAATAGCGATAGTGAGAGCAATCTAGCTTATgatttttcgttaaaatttaactataattag
- the LOC112046354 gene encoding uncharacterized protein LOC112046354 isoform X1, with the protein MVDEENQCDNEDGCFNDLDKICKNRLFFTSTTDFVWPSLSDLDVLPDEFNSPAENLPVHIVEEPKMQIMVEEAPITLDVVVILVSLGEISAMQLVEEPQIQNMSVDAPIILDDVEVLNSMGVFPASAESQDVNKRDPRFQNTNNIYASTNAGEYIQFNEQPTGTVGCQYVWLKTFLKHVLRHLDQNPVQTVDELIAQLMIEDAPITLDEVVKVLESMGEIPAVQTIEQPQIQNMAEDAPITLDLKLMGKIPASAESQDVNKRDPSFQNTNNIYASTNAGEYIQSNEQHTGTVDCQYVWLKTFLIHVLRHLEKPVQAVDELIAQLMIEDAPITLDEVVEVLESMGEIPASAELQDVYNDDASGYANTYNIDGSVNPDEYLKYLCLQPKPTPTDQNRIDQNSSSAGNFLLEDITALIYKELLVMYLKADENNFKNNDMASLEPKEESTEQNMNEVQSTADDSALGMSDEFEDSINENSDSESNLAYDFSLKFNYN; encoded by the exons ATGGTTGACGAAGAAAACCAGTGCGATAATGAAGACGGATGTTTTAATGACCtggataaaatatgtaaaaacagGCTATTTTTTACTTCAACGACTGATTTTGTTTGGCCATCACTAAGTGATCTTGATGTACTACCGGACGAGTTTAATTCCCCAGCTGAAAATCttc CTGTGCACATCGTTGAAGAACCGAAGATGCAAATCATGGTTGAAGAGGCGCCAATAACTCTAGATGTTGTCGTGATTCTGGTATCACTGGGAGAAATTTCAG ctATGCAACTCGTCGAAGAACCGCAAATTCAAAACATGAGTGTTGATGCGCCAATAATTCTAGATGATGTCGAGGTTCTGAATTCAATGGGAGTTTTTCCAG CTTCAGCTGAAAGTCAGGATGTCAATAAAAGAGACCCGAGATTTCAAAATACAAACAACATTTACGCAAGTACGAATGCTGGCGAGTACATACAGTTTAATGAGCAACCTACTGGTACAGTCGGCTGTCAATATGTGTGGCTTAAGACATTTTTGAAACATGTGTTAAGACACTTAGATCAAAATC CTGTGCAAACTGTTGATGAACTGATAGCTCAACTTATGATTGAAGATGCGCCAATAACTCTAGATGAAGTAGTAAAGGTTCTGGAATCAATGGGGGAAATTCCAG CCGTGCAAACCATTGAACAACCGCAGATTCAAAACATGGCTGAAGATGCACCAATAACTCTAGATCTGAAACTAATGGGAAAAATTCCAG CTTCAGCTGAAAGTCAGGATGTCAATAAAAGAGACCCGAGCTTTCAAAATACAAACAACATTTATGCAAGTACGAATGCTGGCGAGTACATACAGTCTAATGAGCAACATACTGGTACAGTCGACTGTCAATATGTGTGGCTTAAGACATTTTTGATACATGTGTTGAGACACTTAGAAAAAC CTGTGCAAGCTGTTGATGAACTGATAGCTCAACTTATGATTGAAGATGCGCCAATAACTCTAGATGAAGTAGTAGAGGTTCTGGAATCAATGGGGGAAATTCCAG CTTCAGCTGAACTTCAAGACGTCTATAACGATGACGCTAGTGGCTATGCAAACACATACAATATTGATGGAAGTGTGAATCCTGACGAATACCTAAAATATCTATGCCTACAACCTAAACCTACACCGACAGATCAAAATC GTATCGATCAGAACTCAAGCTCGGCCGGTAACTTCTTACTGGAGGATATTACAGCCCTG ATCTATAAAGAATTATTGGTCATGTACTTAAAGGCGGacgaaaacaatttcaaaaataatgatatGGCAAGTCTCGAACCCAAAGAGGAGAGTACGGAGCAAAATATGAATGAAGTACAATCCACTGCGGACGACTCCGCTTTAGGCATGAGCGATGAGTTCGAAGACTCAATAAATGAGAATAGCGATAGTGAGAGCAATCTAGCTTATgatttttcgttaaaatttaactataattag
- the LOC112046360 gene encoding retinoic acid receptor RXR-alpha-A-like: MEAKPEALCRVCGDKASGKHYGVPSCDGCRGFFKRSIRRNLDYICKENGRCVVDVSRRNQCQACRFSKCLRVNMKKDAVQHERAPRPMVDQHQLAFQKLRYNLTRQAPFLPTPNRMVLPNIPPYPYTTLTDRMHNSVLESAPFANIARVTESMSMDVSNLGILNNSNALGSFNPFKIPLFSTPVHYPMPHPGYLPTNMFYPSIINSENTLCSDSEKTIPNSLNCSLYQSLYHSDLSVKPDSQIPEKVKEDEVSSSEEANKINYRKEETNYTTHQHSPCNIELPTHQSAKHYEKYQHAVKMVKNGSIIVEQIKDTRGDQIDAIPNREENIDYKIKHHSVIPDIELYDPSAKLLIAMIKWLHTIMTFEQLSYGEQTCLLHSNWKELFILHSAQCSFYFDEDHVSSVITSKRPNIKEELRKMSTLFKKIALCRLDKTEFECLKTSLLFRTDALDCSRHAQIEIYQEKTLSQLQRHCAEKEAGRFGKLLLLLPSVCFVASRGLLELLLFSTPPPDDINSILTRILIYTAM; encoded by the exons ATGGAAGCAAAGCCGGAAGCGCTGTGTCGGGTGTGTGGTGACAAAGCTTCAGGCAAGCACTACGGGGTGCCTTCGTGCGACGGCTGCAGAGGTTTCTTCAAACGAAGTATAAGACG GAATCTCGACtatatttgtaaagaaaatggAAGGTGTGTTGTGGACGTCAGCAGAAGAAATCAATGCCAAGCATGCCGTTTCTCGAAATGCCTGCGAGTCAACATGAAGAAAGACg CGGTACAACACGAGCGGGCGCCACGTCCAATGGTCGACCAGCATCAACTAGCTTTTCAAAAACTGAGATACAATTTAACAAGACAAGCGCCTTTTTTACCAACCCCCAACCGCATGGTGCTACCCAATATCCCCCCATATCCTTACACCACCCTTACCGATAGAATGCATAACTCCGTACTAGAAAGTGCGCCTTTTGCCAACATTGCGAGGGTCACTGAATCCATGTCGATGGATGTCTCCAACCTAGGAATTCTTAACAACTCAAATGCACTCGGATCCTTCAATCCATTCAAAATTCCGCTATTCTCGACCCCTGTCCACTATCCTATGCCGCATCCCGGATATTTGCCGACAAATATGTTTTACCCTTCAATAATAAACTCCGAGAACACGTTGTGTAGTGATTCAGAAA aAACGATTCCAAACAGCTTGAACTGCAGTTTATATCAATCATTGTACCATAGTGATTTATCTGTAAAACCAGACTCTCAAATACCCGAGAAGGTAAAAGAAGATGAAGTGTCTAGCTCAGAAGAGGCGAACAAAATTAATTATCGTAAAGAAGAAACAa ATTACACTACACACCAGCATTCGCCGTGTAATATTGAACTGCCAACACATCAAAGCGCAAAGCATTATGAGAAATACCAGCATGCAGTGAAAATGGTTAAAAACGGCTCCATTATAGTAGAACAGATAAAAGATACCAGAGGCGACCAAATAGATGCTATACCAAATCGTGAGGAGAATATCGACTACAAGATAAAACATCACTCTGTGATCCCGGATATAGAGTTATATGATCCGTCTGCCAAATTGTTGATAGCCATGATAAAGTGGTTGCACACTATTATGACGTTCGAACAATTGTCATACGGCGAACAAACTTGCTTGCTTCACAGCAACTGGAAAGAACTTTTCATTTTGCACTCGGCACAGTGTTCCTTTTATTTTGACGAAG ATCACGTGTCATCAGTTATCACTTCAAAGCGTCCAAACATCAAGGAGGAACTGCGAAAAATGTCGACACTGTTCAAGAAGATTGCGCTATGCCGACTAGATAAAACTGAGTTCGAATGTTTGAAAACATCATTACTATTCCGCACAG acGCTTTAGACTGCTCGCGACATGCACAAATAGAGATTTACCAAGAAAAGACGTTAAGTCAACTCCAGAGGCATTGTGCGGAGAAGGAAGCGGGTAGATTCGGCAAGCTGTTACTGCTTCTGCCAAGCGTGTGCTTCGTAGCGAGCCGCGGCCTCCTGGAGCTGCTTCTGTTCTCTACTCCGCCGCCGGATGACATCAACTCGATCCTCACTCGAATACTTATTTACACGGCTATGTGA